A region from the Aliarcobacter thereius LMG 24486 genome encodes:
- a CDS encoding thioredoxin family protein — MTRVNKLEDIKILLEENRFILLYFGAENCSVCEVLRPKIEDSLKENFPKIKSLFIENLIDINVEFGVFSNPTIILMIDKKEFKRYGRNISLNIFNSEIKRLYDMVY; from the coding sequence ATGACTAGAGTTAATAAATTAGAGGATATTAAAATTCTTTTAGAAGAAAATAGATTTATATTACTCTATTTTGGTGCAGAAAATTGTTCAGTTTGTGAAGTTTTAAGACCAAAAATTGAAGATAGTTTAAAAGAGAATTTTCCTAAAATAAAATCACTATTTATAGAAAATTTAATAGATATAAATGTAGAGTTTGGAGTATTTTCAAATCCTACAATTATCTTAATGATTGATAAAAAAGAGTTTAAAAGATATGGAAGAAATATATCTTTAAATATCTTCAATAGTGAAATTAAAAGATTATATGATATGGTGTATTAA
- a CDS encoding heme-binding domain-containing protein produces MIRAIIIIIVIFGLMQFIRPEKVEYIENSKKELKTDLETMQVLKQACYDCHSNSINYPWYSHIAPFSWVIANHTNEGVKALNFSLWEDYTASEKSDKLKSIYRTVYASMPLPSYMWAHKDAQLTKEQREKIRDWTGVRSR; encoded by the coding sequence ATGATAAGAGCAATTATAATTATAATAGTAATATTTGGATTAATGCAGTTTATTAGACCTGAAAAAGTTGAGTATATTGAGAATAGTAAAAAAGAGTTAAAAACTGATTTAGAGACAATGCAAGTTTTGAAACAAGCTTGTTATGATTGTCATTCAAATAGTATAAATTACCCTTGGTATTCGCATATTGCACCTTTTTCTTGGGTTATTGCAAATCATACAAATGAAGGTGTAAAAGCTTTGAATTTCTCTTTATGGGAAGATTATACAGCAAGTGAAAAGAGTGATAAATTAAAATCAATATATAGAACAGTTTATGCATCAATGCCTTTACCTTCGTATATGTGGGCACATAAAGATGCTCAACTTACAAAAGAGCAAAGAGAGAAAATAAGAGATTGGACGGGA